A genomic stretch from Helianthus annuus cultivar XRQ/B chromosome 1, HanXRQr2.0-SUNRISE, whole genome shotgun sequence includes:
- the LOC110869704 gene encoding B3 domain-containing transcription repressor VAL1, with translation MSLLPVKICMNELCGATTTAQWKRGWPMKVGGVATLCYACGTEYDRVRYCERFHLNEPGWRECKYCDKPVHCGCVVSKYLHECLDSGGISCINCIRAQSFKQPINEIPNGFSRFAGSWLPSIFTNRTNNITPLTDGLEKHQFTSLNSSKDIGSSFKSSSPLSTIFSNQLPLSTEPNNNKPNSGSNSLFEPPAQLSLGFSILPTSNGVAEENIPSFKKEQKSHQVVPKQLKIRSKSNKGMSFGPDNRVGRPPGEGRGRTQLLPRYWPKMTDQELSQIHGDLNSNCTITPLFEKILSASDAGRIGRLVLPKACAEAYFPPINQSEGVPLKIRDIKGKEWTFQFRFWPNNNSRMYVLEGVTPCIQNMQLQAGDTVIFSRLDPEDKLVIGCRKATVLADAPALPNPVNGGVLTCTDNGNLPTNTTQEGTSNWDSVQSSEKKKTRTIGSKSKRLHMHSEDALELKFTWEEAQEYLRPPISKPTVVTIENCELEEYDEPPVFGKKTMFTTNAAQLQEQWVQCDSCSKWRKLPSDVLVPSKWTCSDNVSDPNRCSCSHPEEKGVKHLYRVLKFSKESKKQKLEENTETKQVGPTGLDALATMAVLGENGSEHNESLAGPTTRHPRHRPGCSCIVCIQPPSGKGKHKPNCICNVCATVRRRFKTLMLRKKKRLAEQEIAKSGSEMVQKAPVPAINRTGSSGGLGFGPGPGMMVESSNNKGQEWDLNRDPMEEQMMLPEAASIHPEWQNVLARLVPKGTSDVKDGPAHANNKVVGGS, from the exons ATGTCGTTGTTGCCGGTGAAGATTTGCATGAATGAATTGTGTGGGGCTACGACTACTGCTCAATGGAAGAGAGGGTGGCCCATGAAAGTCGGTGGTGTTGCTACACTCTGTTATGCTTGTGG AACTGAATATGATCGTGTACGCTACTGTGAACGATTCCACCTCAATGAACCGGGTTGGAGAGAATGCAAATATTGTGATAAG CCTGTTCATTGTGGATGTGTTGTTTCGAAATATCTTCATGAATGCCTTGATTCCGGTGGAATATCATGTATAAATTGCATAAGAGCCCAATCCTTTAAACAG CCGATTAACGAGATTCCAAATGGCTTCTCTCGGTTTGCCGGCAGTTGGCTTCCCTCCATATTTACCAACCGAACAAATAACATCACACCATTAACCGACGGGTTAGAGAAACATCAATTCACATCTTTAAATTCTTCTAAAGATATTGGCTCTAGTTTCAAAAGCTCGTCACCATTATCCACAATCTTTTCAAACCAATTACCTTTATCTACGGAACCCAATAACAACAAACCGAATTCAGGGTCAAACTCGCTTTTTGAACCACCGGCCCAACTATCTTTGGGCTTTTCCATACTCCCAACGTCTAATGGCGTTGCAGAAGAAAACATTCCTTCATTTAAAAAAGAGCAAAAGTCACACCAGGTGGTTCCGAAGCAGTTGAAAATACGGTCAAAGTCAAACAAAGGGATGTCGTTTGGACCGGATAACCGAGTTGGCAGGCCGCCAGGTGAAGGCCGAGGCCGCACTCAATTGCTTCCAAGATATTGGCCGAAGATGACTGACCAAGAATTGTCGCAAATACATGGAGA CTTAAACTCCAATTGCACTATTACTCCGCTATTTGAGAAGATTCTGAGTGCAAGTGATGCAGGTCGAATCGGTCGTTTAGTCCTGCCAAAAGCATGCGCCGAA GCATATTTCCCACCCATTAATCAATCCGAAGGTGTACCACTAAAGATCCGGGATATAAAAGGGAAAGAATGGACGTTTCAGTTCAGATTTTGGCCCAACAACAACAGCCGCATGTATGTTCTAGAAGGCGTCACCCCGTGCATACAGAACATGCAGCTGCAAGCTGGCGACACAG TGATATTTAGTCGATTAGATCCAGAAGATAAACTTGTAATAGGGTGTCGAAAGGCAACGGTTCTCGCAGACGCACCTGCGCTTCCTAACCCCGTTAATGGTGGAGTTCTTACATGTACCGACAATGGAAACTTACCGACA AATACGACACAAGAAGGCACCAGTAACTGGGATTCAGTGCAGTCATCTGAGAAAAAAAAGACGCGAACTATCGGGTCGAAAAGCAAGAGGCTTCACATGCACAGTGAAGATGCGTTGGAGCTCAAGTTTACGTGGGAAGAAGCACAAGAATATCTCCGCCCGCCTATTTCGAAACCGACTGTTGTCACGATCGAGAATTGTGAATTGGAAGAATACGat GAACCGCCAGTTTTTGGTAAGAAGACCATGTTCACAACTAATGCAGCCCA GTtacaagaacaatgggttcaatGCGACAGTTGCTCCAAATGGCGGAAGTTACCTTCAGATGTTCTCGTTCCTTCCAAATGGACATGCTCTGATAATGTTTCGGATCCAAACAG GTGTTCGTGTTCGCATCCCGAGGAGAAAGGCGTGAAGCATTTGTACAGGGTCTTGAAATTCAGCAAGG AATCTAAGAAACAAAAGCTCGAAGAAAATACGGAGACCAAACAAGTAGGGCCCACGGGCTTGGATGCGTTAGCCACAATGGCAGTATTAGGAGAAAACGGTAGTGAACATAACGAATCGTTAGCGGGCCCCACCACAAGACACCCTCGTCACCGGCCAGGCTGCAGTTGCATCGTCTGCATTCAACCACCAAGCGGAAAAGGAAAACACAAACCGAATTGCATTTGCAACGTGTGCGCGACAGTCAGGCGTCGGTTCAAAACGTTAATGCTACGCAAGAAAAAACGGCTGGCTGAACAAGAAATCGCAAAGTCGGGTAGTGAAATGGTTCAGAAAGCACCTGTTCCGGCTATCAACCGGACTGGATCCAGCGGTGGGCTTGGATTTGGGCCTGGACCAGGAATGATGGTTGAGAGTAGTAACAACAAAGGTCAAGAATGGGATCTGAATCGTGACCCGATGGAAGAACAGATGATGCTACCTGAAGCTGCTAGTATCCATCCAGAATGGCAGAACGTGCTTGCACGACTTGTACCCAAAGGTACAAGTGATGTTAAAGACGGACCTGCGCATGCAAACAACAAAGTGGTTGGAGGTAGTTGA